In a single window of the bacterium genome:
- a CDS encoding DUF2304 domain-containing protein, with protein sequence MPELNTGVEIFRIQIIAVVGSLFIIGFIIELIRRKKLQERYALLWLVAGIVMIVLSIWRNGLDKLAHLLGVGYAPALLFLVALGFGLLMMIHFSVVISSLTERNKILAQEVALLKAELNKINDEFKKRSVN encoded by the coding sequence ATGCCTGAATTAAATACCGGAGTTGAAATTTTTAGAATTCAGATTATCGCCGTGGTGGGTAGTCTTTTTATCATTGGTTTTATAATCGAGCTGATACGTAGAAAAAAGCTACAAGAAAGGTACGCGCTTCTGTGGTTAGTGGCCGGGATAGTTATGATCGTATTATCAATATGGCGCAATGGGTTGGATAAATTGGCTCACCTTTTGGGTGTTGGATACGCTCCGGCGTTATTGTTTTTAGTGGCGCTTGGTTTCGGATTACTTATGATGATTCATTTTTCGGTAGTTATTTCTTCGCTAACCGAACGCAATAAAATACTCGCGCAAGAGGTCGCTTTGTTGAAAGCTGAGTTAAACAAAATTAATGACGAGTTTAAAAAAAGGAGCGTAAATTAA